From Paenibacillus sp. GP183, one genomic window encodes:
- a CDS encoding PadR family transcriptional regulator has product MANENTTNAILGILSLGPHSGYDIKKLMEQSTGYFWSENYGQIYPALNQLLKTNDVTMQVIEQEGKPDRKVYSINEKGRQTLIDWLSGPIGQYPIEQKNELLLKLFFGLNVPGEVNILHIEKFLEKLKTLLSVYLDVQKNILDCEPQDENSKYWLITLNYGLLQVRANIQWCEETLIQLK; this is encoded by the coding sequence ATGGCAAATGAGAACACCACAAACGCTATTTTGGGAATATTGAGCTTAGGACCCCATTCTGGCTATGATATTAAGAAACTTATGGAACAGAGTACAGGGTATTTTTGGAGTGAAAATTACGGTCAGATTTATCCTGCCTTAAATCAATTGTTGAAAACGAACGATGTGACCATGCAGGTCATTGAACAGGAAGGAAAACCTGACCGTAAAGTATATTCGATTAATGAGAAAGGCAGACAAACTTTAATAGATTGGCTTTCTGGGCCAATAGGACAATATCCGATAGAACAAAAAAATGAATTGCTGCTGAAATTGTTTTTTGGGTTAAACGTACCGGGAGAAGTGAATATCCTGCATATTGAAAAGTTTTTGGAGAAATTAAAAACACTATTGTCAGTCTATCTGGATGTTCAAAAAAACATACTTGACTGCGAGCCTCAGGATGAAAACAGCAAATATTGGTTAATAACACTTAATTATGGATTATTGCAAGTTCGCGCAAACATACAGTGGTGTGAGGAAACGTTAATTCAGCTGAAATAA
- a CDS encoding glycosyltransferase 87 family protein gives MNPPNSNSDGNPKGKSNGNMVRGSANSETKYATSLSVYGLLFFGLLAGSYYLISRKNLKIRHVDKKIIVFTLLGTGLFLRVAAAPWIGGFPTDIRLFSSWATSAAQNLGGFYTHGFSDYPPFYIYVLFLVGKLASLPALSSYFTLLIKLPSILADIATAYFIYRLAVKYLSLEWSLMISAAYIFNPAVFINSTFWGQVDSFFAMIVVLAVLLLTEKKVSLSAALFTAAVLMKPQGIIFLPVLFFELVRLKSVKRFLTAAVTMLGTALVIILPFSYNQQPLWIIKLFSKTLGEYPYASVNAFNFFSLLRANYKQASSTLFIFSYHTWGMIFIVLVTALSFFIYIKGRNATYASAAALLQIAGVFTFSSSMHERYLFPAAALALISCILLRDKRLLWLSAGYSATIFINTYTIYYGSPNGGVPYNFPLFITSLLNVVFFFYLVKVVWDITVRNKTFNLSTLSKHSAVAQKQLSNV, from the coding sequence ATGAATCCGCCGAATAGCAATTCGGACGGTAATCCGAAAGGTAAATCGAATGGGAATATGGTTAGAGGCTCGGCAAATTCAGAAACAAAATACGCAACGTCTCTTTCTGTATATGGTTTGCTGTTTTTCGGGCTATTGGCCGGTTCATACTATCTGATTTCCCGAAAAAACCTTAAAATCAGGCACGTTGATAAAAAGATAATCGTATTTACCCTATTGGGAACAGGACTTTTCTTGAGAGTTGCTGCCGCTCCATGGATCGGCGGGTTTCCAACGGACATCAGACTCTTTAGTAGTTGGGCAACTTCAGCGGCCCAAAATCTTGGCGGATTTTATACCCACGGTTTCAGCGATTACCCGCCTTTTTATATCTACGTTTTATTTTTAGTAGGAAAATTGGCTTCCTTGCCCGCATTGAGCTCTTATTTTACTTTGCTTATCAAATTGCCTTCCATATTAGCGGATATTGCAACCGCGTATTTCATCTACAGGTTGGCGGTCAAGTATCTCTCTCTAGAATGGAGCCTAATGATATCCGCGGCATATATCTTTAATCCGGCCGTTTTCATTAATTCCACGTTCTGGGGACAGGTGGATTCATTCTTTGCAATGATCGTTGTCTTAGCGGTACTCCTATTAACGGAGAAAAAGGTAAGCTTGTCAGCCGCATTGTTTACGGCAGCCGTGCTCATGAAACCACAAGGGATCATTTTCCTGCCGGTGTTGTTCTTCGAGCTGGTACGGCTGAAAAGTGTAAAACGTTTTTTGACGGCGGCTGTTACTATGTTAGGCACTGCGCTTGTCATCATTTTGCCCTTTTCATATAATCAACAACCGCTTTGGATCATTAAGCTTTTTTCCAAAACGTTAGGAGAATATCCTTATGCCTCTGTCAATGCGTTCAATTTCTTCAGCCTTCTAAGAGCGAATTATAAGCAGGCTTCGTCTACGCTGTTTATATTCAGCTATCATACATGGGGCATGATTTTTATCGTCTTGGTTACCGCTCTTTCATTCTTTATTTATATCAAGGGACGAAATGCGACATATGCCTCCGCTGCAGCGCTGCTCCAGATTGCCGGCGTATTTACGTTCTCTAGCAGCATGCACGAGAGATACTTGTTTCCGGCCGCTGCATTGGCTCTAATCTCTTGTATCTTACTCAGGGATAAAAGACTGCTATGGTTATCGGCAGGATACAGCGCCACTATTTTTATCAATACGTATACGATTTACTATGGATCTCCAAATGGAGGCGTCCCTTATAATTTTCCATTGTTCATCACTTCGCTTCTTAACGTAGTTTTCTTTTTTTATCTTGTTAAAGTTGTATGGGACATTACCGTAAGAAACAAAACATTTAATCTATCAACACTCAGCAAACATTCAGCGGTCGCTCAGAAGCAGTTAAGCAACGTATGA
- a CDS encoding GNAT family protein: MQISTNGILEGKTIHLVPMEDSHKPELSNVLISPEIWEYTWRTINTSEEIDHLLTNALENKSKDSQIPFTIVERASGKIIGTTRIGDIDLNNMNVEIGWTWLSPVFWRTSVNTECKYLLLQYCFEDLKVIRVQFSISGQNLRSQRAVERIGAKKEGVFRKHRIKPDGTIHDNIFYSIIDTEWPNVKENLHYLLDSKYS; encoded by the coding sequence ATGCAAATAAGTACCAATGGCATTTTGGAAGGCAAAACCATTCACCTTGTTCCGATGGAGGATAGTCATAAACCAGAGTTATCTAATGTATTGATTTCCCCTGAAATATGGGAATATACATGGAGAACAATTAATACATCCGAAGAAATAGATCATCTGTTAACTAATGCGTTAGAAAATAAAAGCAAAGATTCTCAAATTCCTTTTACGATTGTGGAACGAGCTTCTGGAAAGATTATTGGAACAACTCGTATTGGTGATATAGATTTGAACAATATGAATGTCGAAATAGGATGGACATGGTTATCACCCGTTTTTTGGAGAACAAGTGTAAATACAGAATGTAAGTATCTTCTGCTTCAATATTGTTTTGAGGATCTGAAAGTTATCCGCGTACAGTTTTCTATTAGCGGCCAAAATTTAAGATCGCAAAGAGCTGTTGAACGAATAGGGGCCAAAAAAGAAGGAGTCTTTCGCAAGCACAGAATAAAACCGGACGGTACCATTCATGACAATATATTTTATAGCATTATTGATACAGAATGGCCAAATGTAAAAGAAAATCTTCACTACTTATTAGATAGTAAATACTCATAA
- a CDS encoding GtrA family protein — MNNRMAAMLKFGVVGLLNTGVDFAVFTVLTLWDVPLLIAQCISYAYGVLNSFILNRTWTFQHRGQYTGQLIKFIAVYLLMMLITYGLLVLFNRYVGWSMLFSKLIATGMSLIVNFAGSRLWVFRETNQMKRSELS; from the coding sequence ATGAATAACCGAATGGCTGCGATGCTCAAATTCGGGGTTGTAGGCCTGCTCAATACGGGAGTCGATTTTGCGGTTTTTACCGTCCTTACCCTGTGGGATGTGCCTTTGCTGATCGCGCAATGCATATCCTACGCCTACGGGGTATTGAACAGTTTTATCTTGAACCGTACTTGGACGTTTCAACACCGCGGCCAATATACTGGGCAATTGATCAAGTTTATCGCTGTATATTTGCTCATGATGCTGATCACGTACGGCTTGCTGGTCTTGTTTAACCGGTATGTAGGATGGTCTATGCTTTTCAGTAAACTTATCGCAACAGGAATGAGCTTAATCGTAAATTTTGCAGGCAGCCGTTTATGGGTGTTTCGAGAGACTAACCAGATGAAGAGGAGTGAATTATCATGA
- a CDS encoding glycosyltransferase family 2 protein, producing MRVKVRYSIIIPMYNEEAVIQETYRRLKQVMNATGESYELLFVNDGSQDRCAAMIKEYGNWDETVKLIDFSRNFGHQIAITAGMDYSAGDAVIIIDADLQDPPELILQMIDKWKQGYEVVYAKRVKRQGETWFKKWSASLFYRVLRASTEIDIPVDTGDFRLMDRKVCDEMKRLNENNRFVRGLVSWVGFRQTAIEYERHERLAGETKYPLKRMLKLCLDGITSFSYKPLKLAGYAGGILSGAGFLYLIYVLYLALFTDATNKGWPSLIGIMLIFNGFVLAMLGILGEYVGRIYDETKGRPLYIVRECHGLTKGELTVKKRVIDYE from the coding sequence ATGAGAGTTAAAGTGCGCTATTCCATTATCATTCCGATGTATAACGAAGAAGCCGTTATCCAGGAAACATACAGACGGCTGAAGCAAGTTATGAATGCAACGGGAGAATCCTATGAGCTTCTCTTTGTCAACGACGGAAGCCAAGATCGATGCGCTGCAATGATCAAGGAATACGGCAACTGGGACGAGACTGTTAAGTTAATCGATTTTTCCCGCAACTTTGGACACCAAATCGCGATAACGGCCGGTATGGACTATTCGGCAGGCGATGCGGTCATCATTATTGATGCTGACCTGCAGGATCCTCCGGAACTCATTTTGCAGATGATCGATAAATGGAAGCAAGGCTATGAGGTTGTTTACGCCAAAAGGGTAAAGCGCCAAGGAGAAACGTGGTTCAAGAAATGGTCTGCAAGCCTTTTTTACCGGGTGCTGCGCGCATCAACCGAGATTGACATTCCCGTTGATACTGGCGATTTTCGCTTGATGGACCGTAAGGTTTGCGATGAGATGAAACGCCTGAACGAAAACAATCGTTTTGTTCGAGGACTCGTAAGCTGGGTTGGATTCCGTCAAACTGCCATTGAGTACGAACGCCACGAACGGCTTGCGGGCGAAACGAAATATCCGCTTAAACGAATGCTCAAGCTTTGTCTGGACGGCATCACTTCATTTTCCTACAAACCGCTTAAGCTGGCGGGATACGCGGGAGGAATTTTATCCGGCGCGGGGTTTCTGTACCTGATTTATGTGCTGTATCTCGCTCTTTTTACAGATGCTACCAACAAAGGCTGGCCGTCTCTCATAGGGATCATGCTGATCTTTAACGGATTTGTTCTGGCTATGCTGGGTATTCTTGGCGAATATGTCGGACGGATTTATGATGAGACCAAAGGGCGGCCGCTCTACATTGTGCGGGAATGCCACGGCTTGACGAAAGGAGAACTGACGGTAAAAAAGCGGGTAATCGATTATGAATAA
- a CDS encoding SDR family oxidoreductase produces MTYFIYPYIGWKQQSTNIPVVFPPQHQNRHPGFEYLMNPRPLSDNPAYTGSGKLKNKVAIITGGDSGIGRAVAIAFAKEGADLVIAYLDEHQDAAETRQIINNLGRQCVPIAGDLRQEENCHAVVQTAIKNYGRFDILVNNHGVQFHQRSIMDITREQLMNTFQTNIISFFDMTKAALPHLRAGSSIINTTSDTAFSGMGFMIDYTASKGAIVSFTRSLSLSLADQGIRVNAVAPGPIWTPLIPSAFTAEEVTTFGTEVPLRRPGQPFELAPAYVLLASDDASYISGQIIFVNGGSIAT; encoded by the coding sequence ATGACTTATTTCATATATCCGTATATCGGTTGGAAGCAGCAAAGTACCAACATCCCTGTCGTCTTTCCGCCGCAGCATCAAAATAGGCATCCAGGGTTTGAATATTTGATGAATCCTCGTCCGTTATCAGATAATCCTGCCTATACAGGCAGCGGGAAGTTGAAAAATAAAGTGGCGATTATTACAGGGGGGGATAGCGGGATTGGACGGGCGGTCGCTATAGCTTTTGCCAAGGAAGGTGCGGATCTGGTTATTGCCTATCTCGATGAACACCAGGATGCGGCAGAAACGAGGCAAATCATTAACAATCTCGGGCGTCAATGTGTGCCCATTGCTGGAGATTTAAGACAGGAGGAAAACTGCCATGCTGTTGTGCAAACAGCGATAAAAAACTATGGACGATTCGATATTCTAGTTAACAATCACGGTGTACAGTTTCATCAAAGAAGCATTATGGATATTACCAGAGAGCAGCTGATGAATACGTTCCAAACCAATATTATTTCGTTTTTTGATATGACGAAAGCCGCTTTGCCCCATCTTCGCGCAGGTAGCTCCATCATTAATACGACCTCAGATACCGCCTTTTCAGGAATGGGCTTCATGATTGATTATACGGCCTCCAAAGGAGCCATTGTTTCCTTTACCCGCTCTTTATCCCTCTCGCTTGCCGATCAAGGCATTCGAGTTAACGCGGTAGCCCCAGGACCGATTTGGACGCCTTTAATCCCATCTGCGTTTACGGCAGAAGAAGTGACAACATTTGGAACGGAGGTTCCATTGAGGCGCCCGGGGCAACCGTTTGAGTTGGCTCCTGCTTATGTACTGCTGGCTTCGGACGATGCTTCATACATATCGGGGCAAATTATTTTCGTAAATGGAGGCTCGATCGCTACCTGA
- a CDS encoding DUF4188 domain-containing protein, with amino-acid sequence MAKVIPGRFAARMDGSFVVFIIGMRVNRLFAFQKWVPVVKAMGPMINELYNNPETGFLSTEFFFNWRGITLVQYWKSYEHLEKYSRGGIHLTAWKKFNQSIGTEGTVGIYHESYIIESGKYESIYGNMPKFGLAKAGEHVSATGKMETARKRLGGDNVPAVPTPDNPQSN; translated from the coding sequence GTGGCTAAAGTTATTCCTGGAAGATTTGCGGCACGCATGGACGGTTCCTTTGTCGTTTTTATTATTGGGATGAGGGTGAATCGACTTTTTGCTTTTCAAAAATGGGTTCCCGTTGTCAAGGCAATGGGGCCAATGATCAATGAACTGTACAATAACCCTGAAACTGGATTTCTAAGCACAGAGTTTTTCTTCAATTGGCGAGGAATTACGCTGGTTCAATATTGGAAATCCTACGAGCATCTGGAGAAATATTCACGAGGAGGAATTCATTTAACAGCTTGGAAAAAATTCAATCAATCGATCGGCACGGAAGGAACAGTGGGCATTTATCACGAATCATATATAATCGAAAGCGGTAAATATGAATCTATTTATGGGAATATGCCAAAGTTTGGTTTAGCCAAAGCAGGAGAGCATGTATCGGCAACCGGCAAAATGGAAACAGCAAGAAAACGACTAGGCGGAGATAATGTGCCTGCTGTTCCAACCCCTGATAACCCGCAATCCAATTAG
- a CDS encoding glycosyltransferase family 39 protein has product MNLAKKIRADIPLILIVLLAAFLNGYNIWTDKYVNTYYTTAVASMLENFHNFFFASLDSAGSVTIDKTPLTFWIQTISAYIFGLHGWSVILPQALAGVGCVLLLYRMVKPTFGLAAARISALAMACTPVAAAVSRTNNIDSMLVFTLLVAASLLYRGIKRSSSWSLLGAFAVVGLAFNMKMIQAYMVLPALYLLYLLAVKMGWKKKIGVLAGATAIMLVISLSWAIIVDSIPASARPYIGSSNTNSVLELALGYNGISRLTGDRSGGNAGGTPSQSDGTKNLSGNGAAGANGNGGSAVQNGNQAPGGKGGSGGQGGNGGSGGPGGNGGPNGNFSQGGNGGSGGPGGSGGPNGKFGQGGNGGTGSPGGQGGNGGPGGPGGPGGPGGNSFGTGQKGPLRLFQSGLSGQASWLIPFAAIGSVLLLAGLRRRNLTQKHKETLFWLAWLIPGMIFFSMAGFFHQYYLIMLAPPVAALVGAGWSELWDSYRNRSGWKSWLLPAAVALTVPLQWYIIHPFDSKIGSGWSIGIAGAGVILTILLVMLKLKPSNLKISRFTAIAGLLVLFIGPLYWAATPITYGINSQTPIAGPGTSKGFGGMNPGGNGPGGIKQRGTNPGGNSLVDMNQGGTNQDAMRQNGVPGMDNNQSGVDEKLLAYLETNNTGEKYLFAAMNYKTAAPYMIDARASVVILQGFKASDPVYTAAKLEAMVAKGEVKYFVIGGGGGGMAGDSNSELTQWISQHGTIVPPANWQSTSSGNGNAGSIDGGGNMTLYEVKL; this is encoded by the coding sequence ATGAACTTAGCAAAAAAAATCCGAGCGGATATTCCATTGATACTGATCGTACTGCTCGCGGCATTTTTGAATGGGTACAATATTTGGACAGATAAGTATGTCAATACGTATTACACTACCGCGGTTGCAAGCATGCTGGAAAATTTCCATAATTTTTTCTTTGCTTCCCTTGACTCCGCAGGCTCTGTCACGATAGATAAAACGCCCCTCACTTTCTGGATACAAACGATCAGCGCCTATATTTTCGGTCTGCATGGCTGGAGTGTGATCCTGCCGCAAGCGTTGGCAGGTGTAGGCTGCGTGCTGCTCTTGTATCGAATGGTGAAGCCCACCTTCGGTTTGGCGGCAGCCAGAATCAGCGCGCTCGCGATGGCATGTACCCCTGTTGCAGCGGCTGTTAGCCGAACGAACAATATCGACAGCATGCTCGTATTCACACTGTTAGTCGCAGCCTCACTCTTATACAGAGGCATCAAGCGAAGCAGCTCATGGAGTTTGCTGGGCGCTTTCGCAGTGGTCGGATTGGCGTTCAATATGAAAATGATACAAGCTTACATGGTGCTTCCGGCCTTGTATCTCCTCTATCTCTTGGCTGTAAAAATGGGTTGGAAAAAGAAAATCGGCGTTCTTGCTGGAGCCACGGCGATCATGTTGGTCATATCCTTGTCGTGGGCCATCATCGTGGATTCCATTCCGGCGAGTGCGCGTCCATATATCGGAAGCAGTAACACCAACTCGGTATTGGAGCTTGCCCTGGGCTATAACGGGATTTCCCGTTTAACAGGCGATCGAAGCGGGGGCAATGCAGGAGGCACGCCAAGCCAGAGCGATGGTACGAAGAATTTAAGCGGAAACGGTGCAGCTGGAGCGAACGGAAATGGCGGCTCTGCGGTTCAGAACGGCAATCAAGCTCCAGGCGGAAAGGGTGGTTCTGGCGGTCAGGGCGGAAACGGCGGTTCTGGCGGTCCAGGAGGCAACGGCGGACCAAATGGAAATTTCAGTCAGGGCGGAAACGGTGGTTCTGGCGGTCCAGGAGGCAGCGGCGGACCAAATGGAAAATTCGGTCAGGGCGGAAACGGCGGTACTGGTAGTCCAGGAGGTCAAGGCGGAAACGGTGGACCGGGTGGCCCAGGTGGCCCAGGTGGCCCAGGAGGCAACTCGTTCGGCACTGGACAGAAAGGTCCGCTCCGTTTGTTCCAATCTGGCTTGTCAGGTCAAGCCAGCTGGCTCATTCCGTTCGCGGCGATCGGCTCTGTCTTATTGCTAGCGGGTTTGCGAAGAAGGAACCTTACCCAAAAGCATAAGGAAACGCTATTCTGGCTCGCATGGCTGATCCCAGGAATGATTTTCTTCAGTATGGCCGGCTTCTTCCATCAATATTACCTGATTATGCTTGCTCCTCCGGTCGCGGCGCTTGTCGGTGCGGGCTGGTCCGAGCTTTGGGATAGCTACCGTAACCGGTCGGGATGGAAATCTTGGCTGCTGCCGGCTGCAGTAGCGCTCACTGTGCCTCTACAATGGTATATTATTCATCCTTTTGACAGCAAAATCGGCAGTGGTTGGTCGATCGGGATTGCGGGAGCAGGTGTGATTTTAACGATTCTGCTAGTTATGTTGAAGCTGAAGCCAAGTAATTTGAAAATCTCCCGTTTCACGGCGATAGCCGGATTGCTGGTGCTGTTTATCGGACCGCTGTATTGGGCGGCGACGCCGATCACTTACGGCATAAACAGTCAGACGCCCATAGCCGGTCCAGGAACAAGCAAAGGCTTTGGGGGCATGAACCCAGGGGGCAATGGTCCTGGCGGTATAAAACAAAGGGGTACGAACCCAGGGGGTAATAGTCTTGTCGATATGAACCAAGGCGGTACGAATCAAGACGCTATGCGCCAAAACGGCGTGCCCGGCATGGACAACAATCAAAGCGGTGTAGACGAAAAATTGTTGGCTTATTTAGAAACGAATAACACGGGAGAAAAGTATTTGTTTGCCGCGATGAACTACAAAACGGCGGCTCCTTACATGATCGACGCGAGAGCATCGGTCGTTATCTTGCAAGGTTTCAAGGCCTCGGACCCGGTCTATACAGCAGCTAAATTAGAAGCTATGGTGGCCAAAGGCGAAGTGAAATATTTCGTTATCGGCGGAGGTGGCGGAGGCATGGCAGGCGACAGCAATTCCGAACTGACGCAATGGATTTCCCAGCACGGAACGATAGTCCCGCCCGCGAATTGGCAGTCAACGAGCAGTGGTAACGGCAATGCCGGATCCATAGATGGCGGGGGCAATATGACCCTCTATGAAGTGAAGTTATGA
- the galU gene encoding UTP--glucose-1-phosphate uridylyltransferase GalU, which yields MKIRKAVIPAAGLGTRFLPATKAQPKEMLPIVDKPAIQYIVEEAVLSGIESIIIVTGRNKKSIEDHFDKSVELEQTLLEKGKLDMLQEIRSIHDMAKIHFIRQKEPLGLGHAILCAEQFIGDEPFAVLLGDDIMVSDPPALQQMIQLFDTCQQPVVGVQHVPLSEVGKYGIISASGQQNRIYTVQDLIEKPAPHQAPSNMAIMGRYILNPSIFEILQTIERGAGNEYQLTDALREACHRDGLLALELKGSRYDIGDKFGYMKAIVEMGLRREELRPQLMDYLHQIFMEQTSEKHPKKSAV from the coding sequence ATGAAAATAAGAAAAGCAGTAATCCCTGCAGCAGGACTAGGCACGAGATTTTTACCGGCGACCAAAGCCCAACCTAAGGAAATGCTGCCTATCGTTGACAAACCGGCGATTCAATATATTGTAGAAGAAGCGGTTCTATCCGGCATTGAAAGCATCATTATTGTCACCGGAAGAAATAAAAAGTCGATTGAAGACCACTTTGACAAATCCGTGGAATTAGAACAGACCCTTCTCGAAAAAGGAAAGCTGGACATGCTGCAAGAAATCCGGAGCATTCACGACATGGCCAAAATTCATTTTATCCGCCAAAAGGAACCGCTCGGTTTGGGCCATGCCATTCTTTGCGCTGAACAATTTATCGGCGATGAGCCGTTTGCCGTTCTGCTGGGAGATGATATCATGGTGTCTGATCCACCCGCCTTGCAGCAAATGATCCAACTCTTTGATACCTGTCAACAGCCAGTCGTAGGTGTTCAGCATGTACCTTTGTCGGAAGTGGGCAAATATGGAATCATTTCGGCTTCAGGTCAGCAGAATCGGATCTATACGGTGCAGGATTTAATCGAAAAACCCGCTCCTCACCAAGCCCCATCCAATATGGCGATTATGGGTAGATATATTTTGAACCCTTCGATATTTGAGATCTTGCAAACAATTGAAAGAGGAGCGGGCAATGAGTATCAGCTCACCGACGCTTTGCGCGAAGCTTGCCATCGAGATGGATTGCTCGCACTGGAACTGAAGGGAAGCCGCTACGATATCGGAGATAAATTCGGGTACATGAAAGCAATCGTTGAAATGGGATTGCGGCGGGAGGAGCTAAGGCCGCAGTTGATGGATTATCTGCATCAAATTTTCATGGAGCAAACGAGCGAGAAGCACCCAAAAAAATCTGCAGTATGA
- a CDS encoding YdeI/OmpD-associated family protein, translated as MNHKSNEIPHMFFGDQQSFENWLENNHDTSLRIRLQIAKKNSGVVSVSYDEALESALCYGWVDSQKEKFDDKMWVQRFGPRGAKSIWSKINKEKAELLIKNGRMKPSGFKVIEAAKQNGLWDKAYESQSNASMPEDFAIELERNVKEKAFYDKLDRQNKYAILFRIHNVKKQETRAKRIQQFVLMLEKGEKIYP; from the coding sequence GTGAACCATAAATCCAATGAAATACCGCATATGTTTTTTGGCGACCAGCAATCTTTCGAGAATTGGCTTGAGAACAATCATGACACTTCACTGAGAATCCGGTTGCAAATCGCGAAAAAAAATTCCGGCGTGGTTTCTGTATCCTATGATGAAGCTCTCGAAAGCGCATTGTGTTATGGATGGGTAGACAGCCAAAAGGAAAAGTTTGATGATAAAATGTGGGTTCAACGATTTGGTCCGCGTGGGGCAAAGAGCATATGGTCAAAAATTAATAAAGAAAAAGCTGAGCTGCTTATCAAAAATGGAAGAATGAAGCCCTCTGGATTCAAAGTGATTGAAGCTGCCAAACAGAACGGATTATGGGATAAGGCCTATGAATCGCAAAGTAACGCCTCTATGCCAGAAGATTTCGCAATTGAACTGGAGCGTAATGTAAAGGAGAAGGCATTCTATGATAAGTTGGATAGACAAAATAAATATGCAATCCTGTTCAGAATCCATAATGTCAAGAAGCAAGAAACACGGGCAAAACGAATTCAACAGTTTGTATTGATGCTTGAGAAGGGCGAAAAAATTTATCCTTAA